The DNA sequence GGCGTCAGCCCTGCCAGCTGTGGGCGGCGGTGAAACCGCCGGAGCGCTCCAGGCGGCGCCAGGACGCCGCGGACCGCCGCGGACGGGGAACGGAAGCCGAGGACCCGGCGGACGCCCGAGCGAGCAGCACCGCCGTGACGGCGGCCAGCTCCTCCGGCCCGGCCGTCCCCTTCTCGACGCGAACAAGCGTGTCAGTCATGTCTGCTGAGTCCTTCGGTTACTGAGGCGGATTGCCGTGCTTGCGGGACGGCAGATCGGCGTGCTTCGTCGCGAGCATCGCCAGCGACCGGATCAGCACCTGCCGCGTCTCCACCGGATCGATGACGTCGTCCACGAGGCCGCGCTCGGCCGCGTAGTACGGATGCATGAGCTCGGCCTTGTACTCCTTGACCATGCGGGCCCGCATCGCGTCGGGATCGTCGGCGTCCGCGATCTGCTTGCGGAAGATGACGTTGGCGGCGCCCTCGGCGCCCATGACGGCGATCTCGTTGGTGGGCCAGGCGTAGGTGAGGTCGGCGCCGATGGACTGGGAGTCCATGACGATGTAGGCGCCGCCGTACGCCTTGCGCAGGATCACCGAGATGCGCGGCACGGTGGCGTTGCAGT is a window from the Streptomyces mobaraensis genome containing:
- a CDS encoding acyl-CoA carboxylase subunit epsilon; the protein is MTDTLVRVEKGTAGPEELAAVTAVLLARASAGSSASVPRPRRSAASWRRLERSGGFTAAHSWQG